The following are from one region of the Qipengyuania flava genome:
- a CDS encoding outer membrane protein, whose product MNTKTLLFAAVATSAAMALPTAAQAQDVVPGEGFIGVSAGVHSLGLEDEVEAIVPGFDIDDSSPIFGVFAGYDFPVGSNLFVGVEGNYNFGTDALDGDYGASARLGVRTIGGTKIYGRAGYQAIKVDFNEIINDDTVDFSGFDDTEGDFLAGVGVDVPVGKAFVRANLDTISFDTVRATAGVGLRF is encoded by the coding sequence ATGAATACCAAAACCCTCCTTTTCGCAGCGGTCGCAACCAGCGCTGCCATGGCTCTCCCCACCGCGGCACAGGCGCAGGACGTCGTTCCTGGCGAAGGCTTCATCGGCGTTTCGGCCGGTGTCCACAGCCTCGGCCTCGAGGATGAAGTCGAGGCCATCGTCCCCGGCTTCGACATTGATGATTCGAGCCCGATCTTCGGCGTCTTTGCCGGCTACGACTTCCCCGTCGGCTCGAACCTGTTCGTGGGCGTTGAAGGCAATTACAACTTCGGCACCGACGCTCTCGACGGCGATTACGGCGCTTCGGCCCGTCTGGGTGTTCGCACCATCGGCGGCACCAAGATCTACGGCCGCGCCGGCTATCAGGCGATCAAGGTCGATTTCAACGAAATCATCAACGACGACACGGTGGATTTCAGCGGTTTCGATGACACCGAAGGCGATTTCCTCGCCGGCGTTGGCGTCGATGTTCCGGTGGGCAAGGCCTTCGTGCGCGCCAATCTCGACACGATTTCGTTCGACACCGTCCGCGCCACTGCTGGCGTAGGCCTGCGCTTCTAA